One window of Camelus dromedarius isolate mCamDro1 chromosome 18, mCamDro1.pat, whole genome shotgun sequence genomic DNA carries:
- the FOXA2 gene encoding hepatocyte nuclear factor 3-beta: MHSASSMLGAVKMEGHEPSDWSSYYAEPEGYSSVSNMNAGLGMNGMNTYMSMSAAAMGSGSGSMSAGSVNMSSYVGAGVSPSLAGMSPGAGAMAGMGGSAGAAGVAGMGPHLSPSLSPLGGQAAGAMGGLAPYANMNSMSPVYGQAGLSRARDPKTYRRSYTHAKPPYSYISLITMAIQQSPSKMLTLSEIYQWIMDLFPFYRQNQQRWQNSIRHSLSFNDCFLKVPRSPDKPGKGSFWTLHPDSGNMFENGCYLRRQKRFKCEKQLALKEAAGAAGGGKKAAAAAQASQGQLGEAAGPASETPAGTESPHSSASPCQEHKRGALGELKGTPAAALSPPEPAPSPGQQQQAAAHLLGPPHHPGLPPEAHLKPEHHYAFNHPFSINNLMSSEQQHHHSHHHHQPHRMDLKAYEQVMHCPGYGSPMPGSLAMGPVTTKAGLDASPLAADTSYYQGVYSRPIMNSS, encoded by the exons ATGCACTCGGCTTCCAGTATGCTGGGAGCGGTGAAGATGGAAGGGCACGAGCCGTCCGACTGGAGCAGCTACTATGCCGAGCCCGAG GGCTACTCCTCGGTGAGCAACATGAACGCCGGCCTGGGGATGAACGGCATGAACACGTACATGAGCATGTCGGCGGCCGCCATGGGCAGCGGCTCGGGCAGCATGAGCGCCGGCTCCGTGAACATGTCGTCGTACGTGGGCGCGGGCGTGAGCCCGTCCCTGGCCGGGATGTCCCCCGGGGCGGGCGCCATGGCCGGCATGGGCGGCTCGGCCGGGGCGGCCGGAGTGGCGGGCATGGGGCCGCACCTGAGCCCGAGCCTGAGCCCGCTCGGGGGGCAGGCGGCCGGGGCCATGGGCGGCCTGGCGCCCTACGCCAACATGAACTCCATGAGCCCCGTGTACGGGCAGGCGGGCCTGAGCCGCGCGCGCGACCCCAAGACGTACCGGCGCAGCTACACGCACGCCAAGCCGCCCTACTCCTACATCTCGCTCATCACCATGGCCATCCAGCAGAGCCCCAGCAAGATGCTGACGCTGAGCGAGATTTACCAGTGGATCATGGACCTCTTCCCCTTCTACCGGCAGAACCAGCAGCGCTGGCAGAACTCCATCCGCCACTCGCTCTCCTTCAACGACTGCTTCCTCAAGGTGCCGCGCTCGCCCGACAAGCCCGGCAAAGGCTCCTTCTGGACCCTGCACCCCGACTCGGGCAACATGTTCGAGAACGGCTGCTACCTGCGCCGCCAGAAGCGCTTCAAGTGCGAGAAGCAGCTGGCCCTGAAGGAGGCCGCGGGTGCCGCGGGGGGCGGCAAGAAGGCGGCCGCGGCGGCCCAGGCTTCGCAGGGCCAGCTCGGGGAGGCCGCCGGGCCGGCCTCCGAGACTCCAGCGGGCACCGAGTCGCCCCACTCGAGCGCCTCCCCGTGCCAGGAGCACAAGCGAGGGGCCCTTGGCGAGTTGAAGGGGACGCCGGCTGCGGCGCTGAGCCCCCCGGAGCCGGCGCCCTCGCccgggcagcagcagcaggccgCGGCCCACCTGCTGGGGCCTCCCCACCACCCCGGCCTGCCGCCCGAGGCCCACCTGAAGCCGGAGCACCACTATGCCTTCAACCACCCGTTCTCCATCAACAACCTCATGTCCTCGGAGCAGCAGCACCaccacagccaccaccaccaccagccgcACAGAATGGACCTCAAGGCCTACGAACAGGTGATGCACTGCCCCGGCTATGGCTCCCCCATGCCAGGAAGCCTGGCCATGGGCCCAGTCACAACCAAAGCGGGCCTGGACGCCTCGCCCCTGGCCGCGGACACCTCCTACTACCAGGGGGTGTACTCCCGACCCATTATGAACTCCTCTTAA